A window of Dickeya zeae NCPPB 2538 contains these coding sequences:
- a CDS encoding ABC transporter permease, which yields MQQPLSRIKLPTPTNGRGRIDPIAFFERFGVLIFMILLLIFFQSQNSNFLTERNITNILTEVSIYGIMAVGMTFVILTAGIDLSVGSILAVCAMTAAYVIKGDNFTTVDAQAWGGMSWLVGLGICLAMGTAIGFLHGLGVTRLRLSPFIVTLGGMTIWRGLTLVVNDGAPIAGFDPGYRWWGRGELLGVSIPIWIFALVALVGWLALHKTRWGRFVYAIGGNTEAARLAGVNVQRVLVSVYVVIGMLAGLAGFILSARLGSAEAVAGISFELRVIASVVIGGTSLMGGYGRISGTIIGSVIMGILINGLVLMNVSAYYQQIITGLIIVLAVAFDTYAKNRRGAL from the coding sequence ATGCAACAACCTTTATCGCGCATTAAATTGCCGACGCCGACCAACGGCCGGGGACGCATCGACCCGATCGCCTTCTTCGAGCGTTTCGGCGTGTTGATTTTCATGATCCTGCTGCTGATCTTTTTTCAGTCGCAGAACAGCAACTTCCTGACGGAACGCAACATCACCAACATTCTTACCGAGGTGTCTATCTACGGCATCATGGCGGTGGGGATGACCTTCGTGATCCTGACGGCGGGTATCGATCTGTCGGTCGGGTCGATTCTGGCGGTGTGCGCGATGACCGCCGCTTATGTGATTAAAGGCGATAACTTCACCACGGTTGATGCACAAGCCTGGGGCGGCATGAGCTGGCTGGTGGGGCTTGGCATCTGTCTGGCGATGGGCACGGCCATCGGCTTTCTGCACGGCTTGGGGGTCACCCGCCTGCGTCTGTCGCCATTCATCGTTACGCTGGGCGGCATGACCATCTGGCGTGGCCTGACGCTGGTTGTCAACGACGGCGCGCCCATCGCCGGGTTTGACCCTGGCTACCGTTGGTGGGGGCGCGGCGAACTGCTCGGCGTTTCCATTCCTATCTGGATCTTCGCGCTGGTGGCGTTGGTCGGCTGGCTGGCGCTGCATAAAACCCGCTGGGGACGCTTCGTGTATGCCATCGGCGGTAATACCGAAGCGGCACGACTGGCCGGGGTGAACGTGCAGCGGGTACTGGTCAGCGTTTACGTGGTGATCGGCATGCTGGCGGGGCTGGCCGGTTTTATTCTCAGCGCACGTTTAGGCAGCGCCGAAGCGGTGGCCGGTATCTCGTTCGAACTGCGGGTGATCGCCTCGGTGGTGATTGGCGGCACCTCGCTGATGGGCGGTTACGGGCGTATCAGCGGCACCATTATCGGTTCCGTCATTATGGGGATCCTGATTAACGGGCTGGTGCTGATGAATGTCTCGGCCTATTACCAGCAGATCATCACCGGGCTGATTATCGTACTGGCGGTGGCGTTTGATACCTACGCCAAAAACCGACGTGGTGCACTCTGA
- a CDS encoding Gfo/Idh/MocA family protein: MKQVRIGLIGTGYIGRAHAIAYAQAPVVYPLKGQLVREMLAEVSPALAEQRAREMGFARFTSDWQELVADPAIDVVDICAPNFLHQTMAMAAIRHGKHVYSEKPLALNAAEAREMVDAARQAGVKTLVGFNYMKNPAAQLAKEIIARGEIGEVTHFYGTHNEDYLADPNKPADWHCFRHTAGLGALGDVGAHIVNMAHYLVGEIAEVCGDLHTVVPQRPVSVGSADRVTVENEDQAHAMVRFASGARGVIEASRVACGRKMGLSYVVTGTRGAISFTQERMAELKLYRHDDPVNRQGFQTLLIGPQHPEYAAFCASAGHGIGFNDQKTVEVRDLIDGIAADQPLWPDFEEGWRVSRVLDAIVLSHQAARWVAVHEVG; encoded by the coding sequence ATGAAACAGGTTCGAATTGGTCTTATCGGCACTGGTTACATCGGCCGCGCTCATGCCATCGCTTATGCGCAGGCACCGGTGGTGTATCCGCTTAAAGGGCAACTGGTGCGTGAAATGCTGGCGGAAGTCTCGCCAGCGCTGGCAGAGCAACGCGCGCGTGAGATGGGTTTTGCCCGTTTCACCAGTGACTGGCAGGAACTGGTGGCCGACCCAGCCATCGACGTGGTGGATATCTGCGCGCCTAACTTTTTGCACCAGACCATGGCGATGGCGGCGATTCGCCACGGCAAACACGTCTATTCGGAAAAACCGCTGGCGCTGAATGCCGCCGAAGCACGCGAGATGGTGGATGCCGCGCGTCAGGCTGGGGTGAAAACGCTGGTCGGGTTTAACTACATGAAAAACCCGGCAGCACAGCTGGCGAAAGAGATTATCGCCCGCGGTGAAATCGGCGAGGTGACCCATTTCTATGGCACCCACAATGAAGACTATCTGGCCGACCCGAATAAACCGGCGGACTGGCACTGCTTCCGGCACACCGCCGGGTTGGGTGCACTGGGCGACGTGGGGGCGCACATCGTCAATATGGCGCACTACCTGGTGGGTGAGATTGCTGAGGTATGCGGCGATCTGCACACGGTGGTGCCGCAGCGTCCGGTGAGTGTCGGGAGTGCGGATCGAGTCACGGTGGAAAACGAGGATCAGGCCCATGCCATGGTGCGTTTCGCCAGCGGCGCACGCGGGGTGATTGAAGCCTCGCGAGTGGCCTGTGGCCGCAAAATGGGGCTGAGTTATGTCGTTACCGGCACCCGTGGTGCCATCAGCTTTACCCAGGAGCGGATGGCGGAACTGAAGCTCTATCGGCATGACGACCCGGTAAACCGGCAGGGGTTCCAAACCTTGTTGATTGGGCCGCAGCACCCGGAATACGCCGCGTTTTGCGCCAGCGCCGGGCATGGCATCGGCTTTAACGATCAGAAAACCGTCGAGGTACGCGATCTTATCGACGGCATCGCCGCCGACCAGCCACTGTGGCCCGATTTTGAAGAGGGCTGGCGAGTCTCCCGGGTGTTGGACGCGATTGTGTTGTCGCATCAGGCTGCGCGCTGGGTGGCGGTACATGAGGTGGGATAA
- a CDS encoding bifunctional 5-dehydro-2-deoxygluconokinase/5-dehydro-2-deoxyphosphogluconate aldolase translates to MTTQKQFDVICMGRVAVDLYGQQIGARLEDMGSFAKYLGGSSGNVAYGTARQGLRSSMLARVGDEHMGRFLREELQQVGCDTSHLITDPTRLTALVLLGIKDRETFPLIFYRDNCADMAITPEDVSEEYIASSRCLAITGTHLSHPNTREAVLTALRYARRHGVKTVLDIDYRPVLWGLTSLGDGETRFIESAAVTAQLQQVLNLFDLIVGTEEEFHIAGGSTDTLNALRQVRAHTAAELVCKRGPLGCSVFTGAIPASLDDGITVQGVRVEVLNVLGAGDAFMSGLLRGYLSGEGWEKACAYANACGALVVSRHGCAPAMPSRIELDNYLARAHAVPRPDLDPELNHLHRVTTRRQRWEELCVIAFDHRIQLEEMALACGADRSRIPLLKQLILNASQQAAEQAGLLGFAGAADKAGTPGRAGLAPGKAGLLCDGTFGQDALNTITGQGWWIGRPIELPGSRPLALEHGNIGSQLVSWPLEQVVKCLVFFHPEDDSPLRLAQERQVSEVYRACCQSGHELLLEVILPADMPRSDDLYLRAIQRFYNLGVRPDWWKLPPLSASGWQRLEALLAERDPYCRGVVILGLDAPIETLRQGFNAAAGQSVVKGFAVGRTLFAQPAQQWLRGDIDDQQLIADIKDNYLHLIALWRQRG, encoded by the coding sequence ATGACTACGCAAAAGCAGTTTGATGTGATTTGCATGGGGCGGGTGGCGGTGGACCTGTACGGTCAGCAGATCGGCGCACGTCTCGAAGACATGGGCAGCTTCGCCAAATATCTGGGCGGCTCTTCCGGTAATGTCGCTTACGGTACCGCCCGGCAGGGGCTACGTTCTTCCATGCTGGCGCGGGTCGGCGATGAACACATGGGGCGCTTTCTGCGTGAGGAGCTACAGCAGGTCGGCTGCGATACCAGTCATTTGATTACCGACCCGACACGGCTGACGGCGCTGGTACTGCTCGGTATCAAAGACCGGGAAACCTTTCCGCTGATTTTTTACCGCGATAACTGCGCCGATATGGCCATCACGCCGGAAGACGTCAGCGAAGAATACATCGCTTCATCGCGTTGTCTGGCGATCACCGGCACTCACTTGTCGCATCCCAATACCCGCGAGGCGGTATTAACCGCATTGCGTTACGCCCGTCGCCACGGCGTGAAAACGGTGCTGGATATCGATTACCGGCCGGTGCTGTGGGGGTTGACCTCGTTAGGTGACGGCGAAACCCGTTTTATCGAATCCGCGGCGGTGACGGCACAGTTGCAACAGGTACTGAACCTGTTTGACCTGATTGTTGGCACCGAAGAGGAATTTCATATTGCCGGTGGCAGCACCGATACCCTGAATGCGTTGCGGCAGGTGCGGGCGCACACCGCAGCGGAACTGGTGTGCAAGCGTGGCCCACTGGGCTGTTCGGTATTCACCGGCGCTATTCCGGCGTCGCTGGATGACGGTATTACCGTGCAAGGTGTGCGCGTCGAGGTGCTCAACGTGTTGGGGGCGGGCGATGCGTTCATGTCTGGTCTGCTGCGTGGTTATCTCAGCGGTGAAGGCTGGGAAAAAGCCTGTGCTTATGCCAATGCCTGCGGTGCGCTGGTGGTATCACGCCACGGCTGCGCCCCAGCGATGCCGAGCCGCATCGAACTGGATAACTATCTGGCGCGGGCGCATGCGGTGCCAAGGCCGGATCTGGATCCGGAACTGAACCACCTGCATCGCGTCACCACCCGTCGGCAGCGCTGGGAAGAACTGTGTGTGATCGCCTTCGATCACCGCATCCAACTGGAAGAGATGGCACTGGCCTGCGGCGCAGATCGCAGCCGGATCCCGCTGCTCAAACAGTTGATTCTCAACGCCAGCCAGCAGGCAGCGGAGCAGGCCGGGTTGCTGGGCTTTGCCGGGGCGGCTGACAAAGCCGGAACACCCGGCAGAGCCGGATTAGCCCCCGGCAAAGCCGGATTATTGTGCGATGGCACCTTCGGGCAGGACGCGCTGAATACCATTACCGGGCAAGGCTGGTGGATCGGTCGCCCAATCGAACTGCCGGGTTCGCGTCCACTGGCACTGGAACACGGCAACATCGGTTCGCAATTGGTGAGCTGGCCGCTGGAGCAGGTGGTGAAATGTCTGGTGTTCTTCCACCCGGAAGACGACAGCCCGTTACGACTGGCGCAGGAGCGGCAGGTGAGCGAGGTCTATCGAGCCTGTTGCCAGTCGGGTCATGAGCTATTGCTGGAGGTGATCCTCCCTGCCGATATGCCGCGCAGCGATGACTTGTACCTGCGGGCAATTCAGCGGTTTTACAACCTTGGCGTCCGGCCGGACTGGTGGAAGCTACCGCCGCTGTCGGCCAGCGGCTGGCAACGGCTGGAAGCGTTACTGGCCGAGCGCGACCCCTACTGCCGTGGTGTGGTGATCCTCGGGTTGGATGCGCCGATCGAGACGTTACGTCAGGGGTTCAACGCCGCCGCGGGTCAATCGGTGGTGAAAGGTTTTGCGGTGGGACGAACACTGTTTGCCCAACCGGCGCAGCAATGGCTGCGCGGTGACATCGATGATCAGCAGTTGATCGCCGACATCAAAGATAATTACTTGCACCTGATCGCCCTGTGGCGTCAGCGCGGCTAA
- the iolE gene encoding myo-inosose-2 dehydratase, with protein sequence MSVQLGINPLTWTNDDLPSLGAETPLETCLSEGREAGFAGFELGNKFPRQSSVLGPILQQHGLRLVSGWYSGQLLTRSVAEEIAAVQDHLNLLRELGASVLVFAEVTGAIHGEQGTPVHLRPRFPAARWQEYGEKLSEFARYTQQQGVQIAYHHHMGTVIETADDVDQLMTHTGPEVGLLLDTGHLTFAGADPLAVAQRWAARINHVHCKDIRPEVLKDVKNRKTSFLDAVLSGVFTVPGDGCVDYPSLFQLLKAQDYQGWLVVEAEQDPAVAHPLTYATLGFNNLQRFARDAGLI encoded by the coding sequence ATGAGCGTTCAATTGGGTATTAATCCGCTGACCTGGACCAATGACGACCTGCCATCGCTGGGGGCGGAAACCCCGCTGGAAACCTGCCTGAGCGAGGGGCGTGAGGCCGGTTTCGCCGGGTTTGAACTGGGCAACAAGTTTCCGCGCCAGTCCAGCGTGCTGGGGCCGATTCTGCAACAGCATGGGCTGCGTCTGGTCTCTGGCTGGTATTCCGGCCAACTGCTGACCCGTTCGGTAGCAGAGGAAATTGCTGCGGTACAAGACCACCTCAACCTGCTGCGGGAACTGGGCGCTAGCGTGCTGGTGTTCGCTGAGGTGACCGGCGCGATCCACGGCGAGCAAGGCACACCGGTGCATTTACGTCCGCGTTTCCCGGCGGCGCGCTGGCAGGAGTATGGTGAGAAACTCAGCGAATTCGCCCGTTATACCCAGCAGCAGGGGGTGCAAATCGCCTATCACCACCATATGGGGACGGTGATTGAAACCGCCGACGATGTAGACCAGTTGATGACCCATACCGGGCCGGAGGTCGGGTTGCTGCTGGATACCGGCCATCTTACCTTTGCCGGTGCCGACCCGCTGGCGGTGGCGCAACGCTGGGCGGCGCGCATCAACCACGTGCATTGCAAAGATATCCGCCCCGAGGTGCTCAAAGACGTGAAAAACCGCAAAACCAGTTTTCTGGATGCGGTACTCAGTGGGGTGTTCACCGTGCCGGGTGACGGCTGTGTCGATTACCCGTCGCTGTTCCAACTGCTAAAAGCGCAGGATTATCAGGGCTGGCTGGTGGTGGAAGCTGAACAGGACCCGGCAGTGGCACATCCGCTGACTTACGCGACGTTGGGATTCAATAACCTGCAGCGCTTCGCCCGCGATGCCGGTTTGATCTGA
- the iolB gene encoding 5-deoxy-glucuronate isomerase has product MSELLSRYHAPDEQGRIQQITPARAGWRHVGFEVYQLSTGATLSLPAVAQERCLVLVGGRATVITPQARFEHIGERMNPFERKKPWAVYVTPGETVTVIADTPLELAVCAAPGAGNHPTRLIAPQDIGAEARGAGRNRRFVHNILPEDKAADSLLVVEVYTDEGCTSSYPSHKHDVDNPPQETYLEETYYHRLNPPQGFCLQRVYTEDRSLDECMAVYDRDVVMVPRGYHPVATLAGYDSYYLNVMAGPVRQWRFSWEQDHQWVNSAEYAAKHSG; this is encoded by the coding sequence ATGTCTGAATTACTGTCTCGTTATCATGCGCCGGATGAGCAAGGGCGTATCCAACAGATTACCCCGGCTCGCGCGGGGTGGCGTCATGTCGGATTTGAGGTTTACCAGCTATCGACTGGTGCAACGCTGTCACTGCCTGCGGTGGCGCAGGAGCGTTGTCTGGTGTTGGTTGGTGGCCGGGCGACGGTGATAACACCGCAAGCGCGCTTTGAACATATTGGCGAACGCATGAACCCGTTCGAGCGCAAGAAACCCTGGGCGGTGTACGTCACGCCGGGGGAAACGGTGACGGTGATAGCCGACACACCGCTGGAACTGGCGGTCTGTGCCGCGCCGGGCGCCGGGAACCATCCTACCCGGTTGATTGCGCCACAGGATATCGGTGCCGAAGCGCGTGGTGCCGGGCGCAACCGCCGCTTCGTGCACAACATTTTGCCGGAGGATAAAGCGGCAGACAGTCTGCTGGTGGTTGAAGTTTACACCGACGAGGGCTGTACCAGCTCTTACCCCAGCCATAAACATGATGTCGATAATCCGCCGCAGGAAACCTATCTGGAGGAAACCTACTATCACCGGCTCAACCCGCCGCAGGGCTTCTGTTTGCAACGGGTGTATACCGAGGATCGCTCGCTGGACGAGTGCATGGCGGTGTACGACCGGGATGTGGTGATGGTGCCGCGTGGTTACCACCCGGTAGCGACGCTGGCGGGCTACGACAGCTACTATCTCAACGTGATGGCCGGGCCGGTGCGCCAGTGGCGCTTTAGCTGGGAGCAGGATCACCAGTGGGTGAACAGCGCGGAATATGCCGCAAAACACAGCGGGTGA
- the mltB gene encoding lytic murein transglycosylase B: MRRLVAVLPLLLALSACSNKSAEPAGAEIIGTPPSSAPSGGFLLSPGHSGGLLTNGDFANSPDVDRFVDKMVRQYGFERQQLHDVLAQAQRLDWVIRLMDKQAPAPSTATPSNIPNGSWLRYRKQFITPDNVQNGVAFWNQYQDALVRAQQVYGVPPEIIVGIIGVETRWGRVMGKTRILDALATLSFAYPRRAEYFQSELEYFLLMAREDGFDPLSLRGSFAGAMGYGQFMPSAFKKYAVDFNGDGIANLWDPVDAIGSVANYFKSNGWQPNQQVAIPASGQTFSLETGFKTRYSLSTLAAAGLRPTASLGGYQEASLLRLDMGSYYQFWYGLPNFYAITRYNHSVHYAMAVWQLGEEVRKARQGY, encoded by the coding sequence ATGCGTCGCCTGGTTGCTGTTCTCCCGCTGTTATTGGCGCTGTCCGCCTGCAGCAATAAATCCGCTGAGCCCGCTGGGGCTGAAATTATCGGTACTCCCCCTTCCTCTGCCCCTTCCGGTGGTTTTCTACTGTCTCCTGGTCATTCTGGTGGCCTGCTGACTAACGGCGATTTCGCCAACAGCCCGGACGTGGACCGCTTCGTAGACAAGATGGTGCGGCAGTATGGCTTCGAGCGCCAGCAGTTGCATGACGTGCTGGCACAAGCGCAGCGGCTGGACTGGGTGATAAGGCTCATGGACAAGCAGGCACCCGCGCCGTCCACCGCCACCCCGTCCAACATTCCCAATGGCTCCTGGCTGCGTTACCGCAAGCAGTTCATCACCCCGGATAACGTGCAAAACGGTGTCGCATTCTGGAACCAGTATCAGGACGCACTGGTGCGCGCCCAGCAGGTCTACGGAGTGCCGCCAGAGATCATCGTCGGTATTATCGGGGTAGAAACCCGCTGGGGCCGGGTGATGGGCAAAACCCGTATTCTGGATGCGCTGGCGACATTGTCCTTCGCTTACCCACGCCGCGCTGAGTACTTCCAAAGCGAGCTGGAGTACTTTCTGCTGATGGCGCGGGAAGACGGCTTTGACCCGTTATCGCTGCGTGGTTCGTTTGCCGGTGCGATGGGCTACGGTCAGTTCATGCCATCAGCGTTCAAGAAATACGCCGTGGATTTCAACGGCGACGGCATCGCCAACCTGTGGGACCCGGTGGACGCCATCGGCAGCGTCGCCAACTACTTCAAATCAAACGGCTGGCAACCGAACCAACAGGTCGCCATACCCGCCAGCGGTCAGACTTTCTCGCTGGAAACCGGCTTTAAAACCCGCTACTCCCTGTCAACGCTGGCAGCCGCCGGGCTACGCCCGACCGCGTCACTGGGTGGCTATCAGGAAGCCAGTTTGCTGCGCCTCGATATGGGTAGCTACTACCAGTTCTGGTACGGTCTGCCGAACTTCTACGCCATCACCCGTTACAACCACAGCGTGCACTACGCGATGGCGGTATGGCAGTTAGGGGAAGAAGTCAGAAAAGCACGGCAGGGGTATTAA
- a CDS encoding nucleoside recognition domain-containing protein codes for MNVIGIIMSSGKASVDVALYTLLPIMVVMLVIMRFLEVKGVVDALVRWMAPILKPFGLTGMSTFALIQLNFVSFAAPLATLSMMEKRGVSDRHMAATLAMVFAMGQGNVFYPLTPFGLHWAGAIVISIIGGLAAAALTYHVLGRRLSVAESQRSSEIAADEPTARGLIGIINSAGADAIRLALGSVPMLILSMTIVGILEAAGAVTALEHFFSPLLAAAHISPVFVLPTLVKCLAGGTAYFGVVSDLMQQGKMTASQINASAGLLIQTFDLPGIGIFLGVGSRFTRLFRYAALGALFGIAVRTVLHVAVF; via the coding sequence ATGAACGTGATTGGAATTATCATGTCATCGGGGAAGGCCTCCGTTGACGTTGCACTGTATACACTGTTGCCGATTATGGTGGTGATGCTGGTCATCATGCGTTTTCTGGAAGTGAAAGGCGTGGTTGATGCGCTGGTTCGTTGGATGGCACCGATTCTCAAGCCGTTTGGGCTCACCGGGATGAGCACCTTCGCGTTGATCCAGCTCAATTTTGTCAGTTTCGCCGCGCCGCTCGCCACCTTGTCGATGATGGAAAAACGTGGTGTGTCCGATCGCCACATGGCGGCGACGCTGGCGATGGTGTTTGCGATGGGGCAGGGCAACGTGTTTTATCCGCTGACGCCGTTTGGTCTGCACTGGGCGGGGGCGATTGTCATCTCGATTATCGGCGGGCTGGCCGCCGCTGCGCTGACCTATCATGTGCTGGGGCGCAGATTGTCTGTCGCAGAGAGTCAGCGTTCCAGCGAGATCGCGGCGGATGAACCCACCGCCAGGGGCCTCATCGGCATTATCAACAGTGCCGGGGCGGATGCCATCCGTCTGGCGCTGGGGTCGGTGCCGATGCTGATCCTCTCCATGACGATCGTTGGCATACTGGAAGCGGCGGGCGCGGTGACGGCACTTGAGCACTTTTTCTCGCCGCTGCTGGCTGCCGCGCATATTTCTCCGGTTTTTGTGTTGCCGACGCTAGTGAAATGTCTGGCGGGCGGTACCGCTTATTTTGGTGTGGTGTCGGACTTGATGCAGCAAGGCAAGATGACCGCCAGCCAGATCAACGCTTCGGCCGGTTTGCTGATTCAGACCTTTGATTTACCGGGGATCGGTATTTTTCTCGGCGTCGGTTCCCGTTTTACTCGCTTGTTTCGCTACGCCGCATTGGGCGCACTGTTCGGTATTGCAGTCAGAACAGTGCTGCATGTGGCGGTGTTTTAG
- a CDS encoding double zinc ribbon domain-containing protein: protein MSCPQCRSLNAPNARFCQQCGVSLLPAACPQCGTSVQAGAKFCAQCGNTLG, encoded by the coding sequence ATGAGTTGCCCACAATGCCGCTCGCTCAACGCCCCGAACGCGCGATTTTGCCAACAGTGTGGCGTCTCGCTGCTACCGGCAGCCTGTCCACAGTGCGGCACGTCAGTACAGGCCGGTGCAAAGTTCTGCGCACAGTGCGGGAACACCCTCGGTTAA
- a CDS encoding transporter substrate-binding domain-containing protein: MFKKLFIFPAIILLAASPVVFARQGVIRIGVDLAYSPFQTRDVNGNPAGFDIDITDAICKSVNAKCDYIVNTFDAQIPALLARKIDVISPLAVTPKRKEAIDFSHYLFHVPTRFVARKGSTLLPQADKLRGKSIAVQQGTIQEAYANKYWLPAGVNVKSYPDQDAIYEDLRAGRVDGALCPSVSLIFSFLQTPQGKDFELKGPEITDDGLFSIGSAYGIRKGDTETQQLLNQGLQNIINDGTFLRIKTRYFGDTDLSVKE; the protein is encoded by the coding sequence ATGTTTAAAAAACTATTCATTTTTCCAGCCATTATTCTCCTCGCGGCCTCACCGGTCGTATTTGCCAGGCAAGGCGTCATTCGTATTGGTGTGGATCTCGCTTATTCACCGTTTCAAACCAGAGATGTCAATGGCAATCCGGCAGGATTTGACATTGATATTACCGATGCCATCTGTAAATCCGTCAACGCCAAATGTGATTACATCGTTAATACCTTTGATGCTCAAATCCCGGCACTGCTTGCCAGAAAAATAGATGTCATCTCACCACTGGCAGTCACCCCCAAGCGAAAAGAAGCGATAGATTTTAGCCACTATCTTTTTCATGTCCCGACCCGCTTCGTTGCCAGAAAAGGGAGCACGCTGCTGCCTCAAGCCGATAAGCTGCGGGGTAAAAGTATCGCTGTACAGCAAGGCACCATTCAGGAAGCCTACGCCAACAAATACTGGCTACCCGCCGGGGTCAACGTGAAAAGCTACCCTGATCAGGACGCCATCTATGAAGATTTACGCGCCGGAAGGGTTGACGGTGCGCTGTGCCCGTCCGTGTCCCTGATATTCAGTTTTCTACAGACCCCACAAGGTAAGGATTTTGAATTAAAAGGACCGGAAATCACGGATGACGGGTTATTCAGCATTGGCTCAGCCTACGGTATACGCAAAGGGGATACGGAAACCCAGCAGCTTCTCAATCAGGGCCTGCAAAATATCATCAATGACGGTACGTTTTTGCGTATCAAGACGCGGTATTTTGGGGATACGGATTTAAGCGTAAAAGAATAA
- a CDS encoding MEKHLA domain-containing protein has translation MTTAEHLALLRRIDECYRALNGKELYCPEDVEDRYLWLDQAAPYSILAHSSTSDPVFIYANQCALRCFKYSYEEMLQLPSRLSASPADRAERQKLLDIVTRDGIAKNYTGPRVDKQGNTFTIYDGEVWQLGYNSGNVWGQAALFWPVPRKNILYTQ, from the coding sequence ATGACAACGGCAGAACATCTGGCGCTATTAAGACGGATCGATGAATGTTACCGCGCATTGAACGGTAAGGAGCTCTATTGTCCTGAGGATGTAGAAGATCGCTATCTGTGGCTGGATCAGGCCGCCCCTTACAGTATCCTGGCCCACAGCAGCACAAGCGACCCTGTCTTTATCTATGCCAACCAGTGTGCTTTGCGTTGCTTTAAGTATAGCTATGAGGAGATGTTACAGTTGCCGTCGCGGCTGAGCGCTTCCCCGGCGGATCGCGCTGAACGCCAAAAGTTACTCGATATCGTCACCCGTGATGGCATTGCGAAAAACTACACCGGGCCACGTGTCGATAAGCAAGGCAATACCTTCACGATTTATGATGGCGAGGTATGGCAGTTAGGATACAACAGCGGCAACGTCTGGGGACAAGCGGCGCTGTTCTGGCCTGTACCACGTAAAAATATCCTATATACCCAATAA
- a CDS encoding reverse transcriptase family protein, which yields MNQSPLFKLKSKKKLLEIIGLTKKQADKLMLDSAYREFKNDAGRTIQEPIAQLKAVHKRIGSLLSKVELPPYLHSGRKKHSTLTNAESHRQAIELLKLDIHKFFPSTRASKVYKAFVEKFEMSPDVAYVMTNLSTFAGKVPTGSPISMAMAFWANKDMFDELSNLAASSSLVFTTYVDDVAFSGSKIPKGFAAQAKKCIRSHGLTSKDKKERFYPSSEGKLLTGIVIQDGELKVRWAHNDSIGKEFATLAEAKDNAAKIIHLEKLAGKLHAAGQVDFRQKDKARFFTQQLKVAKTQPE from the coding sequence TTGAACCAATCCCCTCTTTTTAAGCTGAAATCAAAAAAGAAGCTATTAGAAATAATAGGCTTAACAAAGAAACAAGCGGATAAACTCATGCTTGATTCTGCGTACAGAGAATTCAAAAACGATGCAGGAAGGACAATCCAAGAGCCTATTGCTCAACTAAAAGCAGTGCATAAACGGATTGGTTCATTATTGAGCAAAGTTGAATTACCTCCCTACCTGCATTCCGGTCGGAAAAAGCATTCAACTCTGACCAATGCTGAATCTCACAGGCAAGCAATTGAACTTCTGAAGCTCGACATTCACAAGTTTTTCCCCTCGACTAGGGCTTCGAAGGTCTACAAGGCATTTGTTGAGAAATTTGAGATGTCGCCTGATGTAGCTTATGTAATGACCAACCTCTCAACCTTTGCAGGAAAAGTACCTACAGGCAGCCCGATAAGCATGGCTATGGCGTTTTGGGCCAATAAAGATATGTTCGATGAACTTAGCAACCTCGCGGCCTCAAGCAGCTTAGTCTTTACGACATATGTTGACGATGTAGCGTTCTCCGGTTCGAAAATCCCGAAAGGATTTGCCGCTCAAGCTAAAAAATGTATCCGTTCTCATGGTCTCACCTCTAAAGACAAGAAAGAGAGATTTTATCCGTCATCAGAGGGAAAGCTGCTTACAGGGATAGTGATTCAGGATGGAGAACTTAAGGTTCGTTGGGCACACAATGATTCAATAGGAAAAGAATTCGCTACATTGGCTGAAGCAAAAGACAACGCTGCAAAAATAATCCATCTAGAAAAGCTAGCAGGTAAGCTGCATGCAGCTGGTCAAGTTGACTTCAGGCAGAAAGATAAAGCTCGCTTTTTCACGCAACAGCTCAAAGTAGCAAAAACACAACCTGAGTAA